A genome region from Megalobrama amblycephala isolate DHTTF-2021 linkage group LG16, ASM1881202v1, whole genome shotgun sequence includes the following:
- the LOC125248715 gene encoding gastrula zinc finger protein XlCGF7.1-like: MEFIKKEIEDMSDPEPSRIKHEDTEEQIDQMEVKEQRHKLNDVKKHCDFKTQGTKAKKLHTCSQCGKSFQNKGILNRHIRIHTGEKPYTCTQCGKSFSQASGLRHHLLRHSGEKTFNCDQCGKDFILSSDLKQHLKVHSDERPYVCSLCGKSFSRMNSFKLHQKTHNEVKDHVCFKCGKSFITAGDLKRHQRIHSGEKPYKCSYCEKSFTQSGSLKSHERAHTGVKPYHCTQCEKSFKHSSSLHTHMKKCCK; encoded by the exons ATGGAGTTTATTAAAAAGGAGATTGaagacatgagtgatccagaaccatccagaataaaacatgaagatactgaggaacaaatag atCAGATGGAAGTGAAGGAGCAAAGACACAAACTAAATGATGTAAAGAAACACTGTGACTTCAAAACTCAAGGAACAAAAGCCAAAAAGCTGCACACCTGCtcacagtgtggaaagagtttccaaAATAAAGGAATCCTTAACAGACAcataagaattcacactggagaaaaaccgtatacatgcactcagtgtggaaagagtttttctcaAGCATCAGGTCTCAGACATCATCTGCTCCGTCACTCTGGAGAAAAAACGTttaactgtgatcagtgtggtaaagattttattttgtcATCAGATCTAAAACAACACCTGAAAGTTCATTCAGATGAGCGGCCTTATGTGTGTTCtctctgtggaaagagtttttcaagaatgaacagttttaaactgcaccagaaaacacataatgaagtgaaagatcatgtgtgctttaaatgtgggaagagctttaTTACAGCTGGCGATCTGAAACGGCACCAAAGAATTCattctggagaaaaaccttacaagtgctcaTATTGTGAGAAGAGTTTCACTCAGTCAGGATCTCTGAAATCACACGAGCGAGCTCATACTGGAGTAAAGCCGTATCACTGTACTCAGTGTGAGAAGAGTTTCAAACATTCATCAAGCCTTCACACTCATATGAAAAAATGTTGCAAGTGA